The genome window GCGGGTATTGAAATCCAATTGATTGCTCATCCAGGCTTCGTGATGGCCGATCACATCCTGAATATGGCGCAGCCAGTTATCGACCAGTCCGTGAGCGCTGCCCTCTAGCGCAGCGCATACTCCTCCGCAGCCATAATGGCCAACAACAAGTATGTGTTCGACCTGTAGTACGTCGATAGCATACTGGATAACGGAAAGGCAATTCAGATCGCTATGGACAACCAGGTTGGCGACATTGCGATGCTCGAATATCTCGCCCGGCTTGAGACCGGTAACCTGAGTTGCAGGCACCCGGCTGTCCGAGCACCCTATCCAAAGATATTTGGGGGTTTGCATCAGGTTGGATTTTTCAAAAAAATCCGGGTCGGCGGCATAAGTTGCCGTAGCCCAGCGCCGGTTACTCTCAAGCAGGTGATTTAGGTTCGTCATGGCTGACCGGTATCCTTTTGAAAAAACCTTGTTGTGGTGTTGCGCCTTGCGTTCCCTGTAATTGACAGGAACGCGCCGGTGGTTATGAGGGTGAAAGGGGGTAACACTCCAGCGCCCGCCGTTCACCCAATTCATGCAAACTGTATTAATGGTCCGAATTAATCATGCCAGTTGGAATGCTTCTCACATATCTTGTTTACCGAAGCGCCCTTGTCCGACTCGGAGAATTTAGCCAAGCTGCCTTTAAAATCATCCGGTGTTTCATTCCACAGACACTCGCAAAAAGCTTCCGCTTTTGTCTGGCCGGCAACGGGGCTTTTATCGCTGCCGCCTTCCCATCTGTTCATGGCGTATGCTTTACAGGCGAGATACTGGGGGTCTCCGGGGGGTACGTCGTTATAGCCGCCGGCGGCCAGTGCGAAGTGTGCCGCCAACGATAGAGTCAAAGCTGAAACAAGTGCTGCAAGTATGCGATTCATAATATGTATCTCTCATTTTTAAGTAAGGTGCCATGATGGATTCATGGGGTAGTCATTCAATTGCCGCCGCGCTTCTGCTGCTCGACGGTGTGAATTATTGTATGGCTCGGCCTGTTGCTTTCATATGGTCCAAAAAGACCATTTTTTTGGTCCAAAAAGACCATATGAGAGTTCTTTCGTTGGTGGTTTAATAAGGCGCATGATTACCGCACATATTTTATTAATTGACGACCACGCCATGTTTCGTACCGGGCTAAGCCTGATACTGGGTTCGGGCTTGCCTGAGGCGCAGATAATAGAGGCTGGTTCACTGGATACGGCAATACACAACACATTAGATAATGTTGATGTGGTATTGCTGGATATTAATCTGCCCGGCCTGAACGGAATGGATGGCATTGCGTTGCTCAAACGTAAATGGCCGCGGGCGCCCATACTGATATTGTCGTCCCAGGATGATGCGGCGACCGTAAGCATGGCGCTGGTTCGCGGCGCGGCGGGTTTTATTTCGAAAGCTGCGACAGCAGAAAAGATTATCGAATCAACGCGTCTCGCCTTACGAGGCGGTTTTCCCGTGCCCTCGGCGGCAACAAGCAGGAGCTCACAGCGAAGTTTGACTCCGCGCCAATGCGAGGTGCTCGATTTGTTGAACCAGGGACTATCGAATAAACTCATCGCTCGCCAGCTTTCGCTTTCCGATAATACCGTGCGCAGGCATGTTCAGGATATCCTGGAGTTTTTTTCGGTGCAGAGCCGGGCGGAAGCGGTGTTCGAGGCGCGCCGGCGTGGATTGGTGGGCCGCAGTGAGCGCTGACTCGATCAGGCCTGTCGAAAAGCGTTACTGGCTGGAGCGGTTTCGCTTTGCAATTGGATATGCGGGCGGCGCGGTAATCCCTTTTGCCGTGCTGTTGATAGTCGGAAGCACGCTTGCCTGGGTTGCCTACGACGAATACCTGCTGACGGAAGAGACGGAATACAAGTTACTGGAAGCGCATGCGCGCAATGTCGATGTGCAGGTTGGTGATATATTGAGCAAAATCGAGCGCCTGTTGAACCGGATTGCCGATGAACGCCTGCAGCAGGGTTCACTGCAGCAGAATGCTTTCGCCGCTGTGTTCGACCGCTACCGGGACGATATTCCGGAGCTGGAGGCATTGTTGATGACCGATGCCTCCGGGATAATCAGGGCGTCCACCGATGCGGCGATTATCGGGCGGGACGTTTCCCGGGAACCCTATTATACCGTTCATTTCGATCATGGACGTCCGCCGAGGATGTTCATGTCGCGCCCCGACAAGCATCTGCTCTCTGTCACCTCAGTGGCCTTTACTTTGCCCATAGTAGGCACCAACCGTCAGTTTCTCGGTATCGTCGGCGTAACTGTCGGATTCAGATTTTTTCCCAGTGTGGTACAGGAAATCAACGCGGATGATTCGGCCAGCATGGCGGTCATCTTCAACCGCGATGGCGATTTATTGTTCCGTCGTGAAAATCAGCAGAAGTTTTTCGGCAGCAACATCGCTGCGACCAGCCGGGCGTTTCGCGAACATTTTAACGCGGGCAGGCTGGTAACCCGCCATGTTTTTCCCTCCTCTCGCGACGGAATAACCCGGCTCTATCTGGTCAGGGATGTGGGGAACAGCGGGCTTAGTCTGATTCTTACCAGGCAGCTCAACAGCGTGCTTGCAAAATGGAAGCGCAATATATTGATTTATATTGTTATATTTGCGCTCACCAGCGTGGCGGTGGTTTCATTCGCCGTTGTCGCCACGCGCCGCAAGCGAAAAATCCTGGCTGACAAGGATGTGCTCGCAGCAGCAAAGCAGCGGGCCGAAGACGCCAGTCTCGCCAAATCCAGATTTCTGGCCGCCGCCAGTCATGACTTGCGGCAGCCGATCTACGCTCAGGGCTTATTCCTCGATGTGCTTTCGCGCACGGAGTTGACCGCCCAGCAGCGCGAACTGCTTACCAGCGCATGCGCGGCCGGCAATGCCTCCGCCGAACTGCTCAGCAAGCTGCTTGATTACTCGCGTCTTGATGCGGGTGTTATTGAGCCGCAGCTGCAGACCTTCCGTTTGCAGCCTATATTGAACAAACTGGAACGTGAGTGCGAATCCCAGGCCGACGCCAAAGGTCTGATTTACCGCTCGCGCGAGACTGAACTGACGGTATACTCGGACCCGATGCTGGTGGAGCTGATTTTGCGCAATCTGATATTTAACGCGATTCGTTACACGGATCGCGGCGGGTTGCTGGTGGCCTGCCGCAAGCGCGGCGTTCAGGCCGTGCTGGAGGTATGGGATACGGGTATTGGTATCGACCGGGCGCATCAGCAGGAAATATTCCGCGAATTTCATCAGTTGGGTAATCCTGAACGGGACAGGCAGAAAGGCCTGGGGCTGGGGCTTGCGATTGCCAATGGATTGGCTCGAACATTGGGGCATGAGTTGACTCTGGCCTCCACTCCCAGGCGGGGCAGTGTGTTCCGCCTTTTTTTGCCCATAGCTTCCGGGCCGTCCGTGGATGGGCTGCATCAAACCCGGAGCCAGGCGCAATTGCTCAATGTGCGCGTGCTGGTCATAGACGACGATGAAAGCGTGCGGGTAGGGATGCTCTGTCTGCTGCGGGATTGGGGGTGCGAATGCGAAGCGGCGGAATCCATCGAAGAAGCGCTGGCGCTGGCGCGTATAAATGTCCCGGACGTGGTCGTCAGCGATTACCGTCTACGCGAGCAGCGTACCGGGCTGGAGGCTATAGCCGCCTTGCGGGCATTGCTCGGCGCTCGCCTGCCTGCGTTGCTCATTACCGGGGATACCGCACCCGATCGGCTCCGCGAAGCGCAGGCAAGCGGTATACCGCTGCTGCACAAACCGGTATCTCCCAGCCAGTTATATCGAGGACTGGCGACGATATTGCCGCATTGATGGCAGCGGTCCAGCTTGACTTGGCGGGCGGACGGTCTCTGTCCGCTATCGCTGAGCTGGAAGCCAGGGTAGACGGACTGGAAACAGACAGGCGCCAGGCCGGTGATCACCCCGATTGGACGAGGCGGTTCTGCACTTGTAGAATGAACGCAAGAACTTATGTAGTATCCTTATGACGATGCTGATTGTGCAACAAAGCTGAACCGAGGGCGGTTAAATGAAAGTCAGGGTGTTGGGCGCCGGCGCCGGCGGAGGTTTTCCCCAGTGGAACTGTAATTGTTATCAGTGCAGTCGCTTGCGGCGGGGGGAGCTGCGCGCTTCCTATCGCACCCAGTCTTCAATCACCGTCAGTAGCGATGGATATAACTGGCTGTTGTTTAACGCCTCGCCGGATATTCGTTCCCAGCTCGAAGCGTTTACGGCGATACAGCCGCGTCACGGCGTTCGAGACAGCGGAATCAAGGCCATTGTGTTGATCGACAGCCAGATCGATCATACCACCGGTCTGTTGATGTTGCGCGAATCCACCGTGCCATTGGAAGTCTATTGCTCGGACATGGTGCGCCAGGATCTGACCAGCGGCTTTCCGTTGTTCAATATGCTGGAGCATTATTGCACGGTTAATCATCATAGCGTGCCGCTGGACGGCGGCGCGTTTGAAATTCCGGGCATAGCCGATCTGCGCTTGTACTCTCATGCGTTGAAAAGCAAAGCGCCGCCTTATTCGCCGCATAGGCACGACGCTCATCCCGGCGACAACATCGGCGTCACCATCGAGCAGATTTCCAGCGGGCGCAGGTTGTATTATGCGCCCGGTCTGGGTGAAATCGAGCCTCATGTTTTTCAGACGATGAACGATGCCGATTGCTTGCTGATCGATGGGACTTTCTGGCAACATGACGAAATGTCGAAAGCCGGAATTTGCGAAAAGCTGGCGCTGGAAATGGGGCATCTGCCGCAGTCCGGCCATGGCGGCATGATCGAAACGCTGAAGGCTTTCGAAAATAACCGAAAAATATTGATTCATATCAATAACACCAATCCGATTCTGAATGAAGATTCTTCTGAAAGGAAGCAGCTCAATGCGGAGCGCATTGAAGTGGCGTACGATGGAATGGAAATAGAGTTGTGACGGGAACCCTCTCCCAACAGGATAGGGCGGTAAAAAAAATCTGAAAAGCGAGCACAGCCATGACGACAGATAGCGCTCCGTGGAGCCGGGAAGAATTCGAAGCGCAGCTGCGCGCCAAGGAAAAGTATTACCATATTTATCATCCGTATCATGAATTGATGCGCGAGGGGAAGCTGGACAGGCTGCAGATCCAGGGCTGGGTTGCCAATCGCTTTTATTACCAGATCAAGATACCGATAAAGGATGCCGCGATATTGTCCAACTGTCCGGATCGCGATACGCGCCGTCTGTGGTTGCAGCGCATACTGGATCATGACGGCTACGGCGATGATCCGGGCGGAATCGAGGCCTGGCTGCAGCTCGGCATTGCCTGCGGTCTGGAGCGCGATGCGCTGCTTTCCCTGCAGCACGTTTTGCCGGGCGTGCGTTTTGCCGTCGATGCTTATGTCAACTTTGCGCGTAACGCATCATGGCAGGAGGCGGCCTGTTCATCATTGACGGAAATGTTCGCGCCGACGATACACAAGGAGCGCCTGGCCGGCTGGCCGGAAAAATATCCGTGGATAGCCGAAGACGGGCTGAAATACTTCAGGAAACGCGTCAGCCAGGCCAGCCGTGACGTTGAACATGGCTTGGCGATTACGCTGGAACATTTCAAAACGCGCGAGCAGCAGCAGCACGCCCTCAACATCCTGCAATTCAAGCTGGATATATTGTGGAGCATGCTGGATGCGATGTGGATGGCTTATATCGAAAACAAGCCGCCCTATTTTAGTGTAGATTAGTGAACAATATTCGATGAGCATTAATCCTGAAGCCGTTATCGCCTTTTCACCTCTGCATCGTCTGCAGTGGGAGGACGCGCAGCAAAAACACGTGATTCTTTATCCTGAGGGTATGGTTGAATTGAACGCGACGGCGGCAGAAATTCTGCAGCTTTGCAACGGGCAACATACCTTACGCAACATGGTTACGATACTGGAACAGAAATTTGAAACCAGCGGTCTCGAGAATGATATCCGGGAGATGCTGGAGGCCGCATTGAAAAATGGTTGGATCAAGCAAAACTGAGATTACTCCTCCGCGCTGGCTTCTGGCCGAACTCACTTACAGTTGTCCGCTGCAATGTCCCTATTGCGCGAACCCGGTTGATTTTGCGCGACATCAAAACGAACTGGATACTGCGGACTGGAAACGCGTTTTTTCCGAAGCCAGGGCCATGGGCGCCGTGCAGCTGGGTTTGTCCGGCGGAGAGCCCTTGGCGCGGCGCGATCTGGAAGAGCTGGTTGCTTATGCCCGTCAACTGGGTTATTACACCAATCTGATTACCTCCGGCTACGGTTTGACCGAAGCGCGCATCAGCGCCTTGAAAACGGCAGGCCTGGACCATATACAGGTCAGTATCCAGTCCCCTGAAAAGGACCTGAATAATTATCTGGCCGGCACCGACTCTTACGATCAAAAAAAAGAAGTGGCGCGTCTGGTAAAAAAGCACGGTTATCCGATGGTGTTGTGCGTGGTGATCCATCGCCGGAACATTCATCAGATGCGCGCCATTATCGAAATGGCGATAGAGCTGGAAGCCGATTATCTGGAGCTTGCCAATACCCAGTATTACGGGTGGGCGCTGGTCAATCGGGACTTATTGTTGCCGACCCAGGCGCAGTTCGTCGAGGCGGAAGCCGTTGCCCAGGGCTACAAGGAAAAGCTGCAGGGCAAAATGAAAATTTATTATGTGGTGCCGGATTATTATGAGGATAGGCCCAAGGCGTGCATGAACGGATGGGGGACAACGTTTCTGACCATCGCTCCTGACGGGATGGCGTTGCCGTGCCATTCCGCGCGCGAGCTGCCCGGGTTGAACTGTCCCAGTGTGCGCGATTACAGCGTCCGCGATATTTGGGTGGAATCCGATGCATTCAACCGTTTTCGCGGTTACGAATGGATGCAGGAACCTTGCCGCTCCTGCCCGGAGAAAGCGAAAGACTTCGGAGGGTGCCGTTGTCAGGCGTACCTGATGACCGGCGACATGACGCGAACCGATCCGGCATGCAGCTTGTCGCCTGATAGAGGTAAGTTGCTGCAAGCGATTGAATCCGCTGCTTCTGCAGACGCCAAACAGGCTGCGTTGACGTTTAGAAACCCAGTAAACTCAAAAAAATTATATATATAAAGGTAAGATATGCCCATTTACGAGTACCGATGCACAGCCTGTGGCCACGAATTGGAAGTGATACAAAAAGTAAGCGACAGCCCGTTGGAGGTTTGTCCGGCCTGCGGCGCCAAGACAATGACCAAACTGGTTTCGGCGGCCGGTTTTAGATTGAAAGGCGGAGGCTGGTACGAAACCGATTTCAAGAGCGGTTCTGATAAAAAGAGGAATCTTGCCGGAGAAGCTAAAACCGATGCTCCTGCAAAAACCGAAAGCAAACCGAGCAGCGGAACACCGGCGGTTTGATGCCGTCACAACACGCCATACTTGCATACTGCGCTGTCAGAACGTAACATCCAAGGTTTTTCATTATTCTGACAGCGGTAGAAAAGCTTATGCGCAGCCACATGTGTGGAGAAATCAACGAACAGCACCTGGATCAACAGATAGAACTTTGCGGGTGGTGTCATCGCCGCCGCGATCATGGTGGTGTGATCTTTGTCGATCTGAGAGATCGCGACGGCCTGGTGCAGGTCGTGTTCGACCCCGATCAGGCTGAGGCATTCAGGCTGGCGGAAACGGTGCGTTCCGAGTTTGTGCTGCGCGTGGTCGGCAAGGTGCGCATGCGTCCTGCAGGCACTGAAAATGCGGGCTTGCCCACCGGCGCGATCGAGGTTTTTGCGACGGAAATCGAGATACTGAATAAGGCGGAAACGCCGCCGTTCCCGGTGGAGAACGACAGCGAGGTCAACGAAGAAACCCGTTTGCGCTACCGCTACATCGATTTGCGGCGGCCGGTCATGCAGCAACGCATGCGTTTGCGCCGCGACGTGACGCGCTTTCTGCGCAATTTTCTCGATGATAGCGGATTTTACGAAATCGAAACGCCGTTTCTGACCAAGGCGACGCCGGAAGGCGCGCGCGATTATCTGGTGCCGAGCCGCACGCACGAAAACTCTTTTTTTGCATTGCCGCAATCGCCGCAGCTT of Candidatus Methylospira mobilis contains these proteins:
- the pqqC gene encoding pyrroloquinoline-quinone synthase PqqC, with amino-acid sequence MTTDSAPWSREEFEAQLRAKEKYYHIYHPYHELMREGKLDRLQIQGWVANRFYYQIKIPIKDAAILSNCPDRDTRRLWLQRILDHDGYGDDPGGIEAWLQLGIACGLERDALLSLQHVLPGVRFAVDAYVNFARNASWQEAACSSLTEMFAPTIHKERLAGWPEKYPWIAEDGLKYFRKRVSQASRDVEHGLAITLEHFKTREQQQHALNILQFKLDILWSMLDAMWMAYIENKPPYFSVD
- a CDS encoding response regulator — its product is MITAHILLIDDHAMFRTGLSLILGSGLPEAQIIEAGSLDTAIHNTLDNVDVVLLDINLPGLNGMDGIALLKRKWPRAPILILSSQDDAATVSMALVRGAAGFISKAATAEKIIESTRLALRGGFPVPSAATSRSSQRSLTPRQCEVLDLLNQGLSNKLIARQLSLSDNTVRRHVQDILEFFSVQSRAEAVFEARRRGLVGRSER
- a CDS encoding ATP-binding protein, with the protein product MSADSIRPVEKRYWLERFRFAIGYAGGAVIPFAVLLIVGSTLAWVAYDEYLLTEETEYKLLEAHARNVDVQVGDILSKIERLLNRIADERLQQGSLQQNAFAAVFDRYRDDIPELEALLMTDASGIIRASTDAAIIGRDVSREPYYTVHFDHGRPPRMFMSRPDKHLLSVTSVAFTLPIVGTNRQFLGIVGVTVGFRFFPSVVQEINADDSASMAVIFNRDGDLLFRRENQQKFFGSNIAATSRAFREHFNAGRLVTRHVFPSSRDGITRLYLVRDVGNSGLSLILTRQLNSVLAKWKRNILIYIVIFALTSVAVVSFAVVATRRKRKILADKDVLAAAKQRAEDASLAKSRFLAAASHDLRQPIYAQGLFLDVLSRTELTAQQRELLTSACAAGNASAELLSKLLDYSRLDAGVIEPQLQTFRLQPILNKLERECESQADAKGLIYRSRETELTVYSDPMLVELILRNLIFNAIRYTDRGGLLVACRKRGVQAVLEVWDTGIGIDRAHQQEIFREFHQLGNPERDRQKGLGLGLAIANGLARTLGHELTLASTPRRGSVFRLFLPIASGPSVDGLHQTRSQAQLLNVRVLVIDDDESVRVGMLCLLRDWGCECEAAESIEEALALARINVPDVVVSDYRLREQRTGLEAIAALRALLGARLPALLITGDTAPDRLREAQASGIPLLHKPVSPSQLYRGLATILPH
- the pqqE gene encoding pyrroloquinoline quinone biosynthesis protein PqqE, translated to MVGSSKTEITPPRWLLAELTYSCPLQCPYCANPVDFARHQNELDTADWKRVFSEARAMGAVQLGLSGGEPLARRDLEELVAYARQLGYYTNLITSGYGLTEARISALKTAGLDHIQVSIQSPEKDLNNYLAGTDSYDQKKEVARLVKKHGYPMVLCVVIHRRNIHQMRAIIEMAIELEADYLELANTQYYGWALVNRDLLLPTQAQFVEAEAVAQGYKEKLQGKMKIYYVVPDYYEDRPKACMNGWGTTFLTIAPDGMALPCHSARELPGLNCPSVRDYSVRDIWVESDAFNRFRGYEWMQEPCRSCPEKAKDFGGCRCQAYLMTGDMTRTDPACSLSPDRGKLLQAIESAASADAKQAALTFRNPVNSKKLYI
- the pqqD gene encoding pyrroloquinoline quinone biosynthesis peptide chaperone PqqD — encoded protein: MSINPEAVIAFSPLHRLQWEDAQQKHVILYPEGMVELNATAAEILQLCNGQHTLRNMVTILEQKFETSGLENDIREMLEAALKNGWIKQN
- the pqqB gene encoding pyrroloquinoline quinone biosynthesis protein PqqB encodes the protein MKVRVLGAGAGGGFPQWNCNCYQCSRLRRGELRASYRTQSSITVSSDGYNWLLFNASPDIRSQLEAFTAIQPRHGVRDSGIKAIVLIDSQIDHTTGLLMLRESTVPLEVYCSDMVRQDLTSGFPLFNMLEHYCTVNHHSVPLDGGAFEIPGIADLRLYSHALKSKAPPYSPHRHDAHPGDNIGVTIEQISSGRRLYYAPGLGEIEPHVFQTMNDADCLLIDGTFWQHDEMSKAGICEKLALEMGHLPQSGHGGMIETLKAFENNRKILIHINNTNPILNEDSSERKQLNAERIEVAYDGMEIEL
- the can gene encoding carbonate dehydratase, translating into MTNLNHLLESNRRWATATYAADPDFFEKSNLMQTPKYLWIGCSDSRVPATQVTGLKPGEIFEHRNVANLVVHSDLNCLSVIQYAIDVLQVEHILVVGHYGCGGVCAALEGSAHGLVDNWLRHIQDVIGHHEAWMSNQLDFNTRWKALCEFNVIEQVRNIARTTVVGHAWRRGQNLKVHGWIYGINDGIIKDLSVTLDQRANIESVIRSSIEKSYTRHTCNQPCARYDDRSNYYISRQNLSQNRHIACEIGARQKPFIQQNRSQSFYAHNGSLLELSR
- a CDS encoding FmdB family zinc ribbon protein, which translates into the protein MPIYEYRCTACGHELEVIQKVSDSPLEVCPACGAKTMTKLVSAAGFRLKGGGWYETDFKSGSDKKRNLAGEAKTDAPAKTESKPSSGTPAV